In Anaerolineales bacterium, one DNA window encodes the following:
- a CDS encoding NTP transferase domain-containing protein → MKMNAIVTAGGIPQPGDPLYAYSNGDSKALIDVAGKPMVQWILDALGDANLVDQVIVIGLTPKSGLTCKKPLHYISNQGRMLANIVAGVNKSLELKPKGEYVLVASSDTPALKSDMVDWLVKTTMQTKDDLYYGVCPREVMEARFPTSNRTYTRLKDMELCGADINVTHVRMVTDHLDTWEQLIGNRKSPLRQAMVVGLDTFFQLATRQFTLQGLVERASERIGIKARAIIWERAEPCMDVDKPHQLELMREDLARQQRKAAAVKKPAFKKKIQKAKPVRKAVSSKTKGKVKASKK, encoded by the coding sequence ATGAAGATGAACGCAATCGTCACCGCCGGGGGGATTCCCCAGCCCGGCGACCCGTTGTATGCCTATTCCAATGGTGATTCCAAGGCGCTGATCGATGTCGCTGGCAAGCCCATGGTGCAATGGATCCTGGATGCGCTCGGCGATGCAAACCTGGTGGACCAGGTCATTGTGATTGGGCTTACGCCAAAAAGCGGGCTGACCTGCAAAAAGCCGCTTCATTACATCTCCAATCAGGGACGCATGCTGGCGAACATCGTTGCGGGTGTGAATAAATCGCTGGAGTTGAAGCCGAAAGGTGAATATGTCCTGGTCGCATCCTCCGACACCCCCGCGCTCAAAAGTGACATGGTGGACTGGCTGGTGAAGACCACCATGCAAACAAAGGACGACCTGTACTACGGCGTCTGTCCGCGTGAGGTGATGGAGGCGCGCTTCCCGACCTCCAACCGCACCTACACCAGATTGAAGGACATGGAACTTTGCGGCGCGGATATCAATGTGACCCATGTGCGCATGGTGACAGACCATCTCGATACCTGGGAACAGTTGATCGGCAACCGCAAGAGTCCGCTGCGGCAGGCCATGGTGGTTGGTCTGGATACCTTTTTTCAATTGGCAACACGCCAGTTCACCCTGCAGGGCCTGGTGGAGCGTGCCTCAGAGAGGATCGGCATCAAGGCGCGCGCCATCATCTGGGAGCGTGCCGAACCGTGCATGGATGTGGACAAACCGCACCAGCTGGAATTGATGCGCGAGGACCTCGCGCGTCAGCAGCGCAAGGCGGCGGCCGTCAAAAAACCGGCATTCAAAAAGAAAATCCAGAAGGCGAAACCCGTCCGAAAAGCGGTTTCTTCAAAAACAAAAGGGAAGGTCAAAGCAAGCAAGAAATGA
- a CDS encoding phosphatase PAP2 family protein has protein sequence MNLHSILELDARLSSRFRVAEKPGFLRNLAIFFAHSGDSWFWALALILAWFFSDSTWRKWETVEFFGMAGLAGVVLAVKFLVKRKRPEGEWGRIYRNTDPHSFPSGHAARAFLIAVIGTALAPPWLASLLWLWAPLVALARVAMGVHYLSDIVAGAVLGVIVALLGLQFYQPMIDWFTSLTGFMFW, from the coding sequence ATGAACCTGCACTCCATCCTTGAGCTCGATGCCCGACTCTCCAGCCGCTTCCGTGTGGCTGAAAAGCCGGGTTTTTTACGCAATCTTGCCATTTTCTTCGCTCATTCCGGCGACTCCTGGTTTTGGGCGCTGGCGCTCATCCTCGCCTGGTTCTTTAGCGATTCCACATGGCGGAAATGGGAGACTGTTGAATTCTTCGGAATGGCAGGTCTGGCCGGCGTTGTGCTTGCCGTCAAATTTCTCGTCAAACGCAAGAGACCTGAAGGTGAATGGGGACGGATCTATCGCAACACGGACCCGCACTCCTTCCCGTCCGGGCATGCCGCCCGCGCCTTTCTGATTGCCGTAATCGGAACGGCTCTTGCCCCGCCCTGGCTTGCCTCCCTACTTTGGCTTTGGGCGCCGCTGGTGGCGCTTGCCCGGGTTGCCATGGGTGTGCATTATCTTTCTGATATTGTTGCAGGTGCAGTGCTGGGGGTTATTGTCGCACTGCTCGGCTTGCAGTTCTACCAGCCAATGATTGACTGGTTCACATCCCTAACGGGTTTTATGTTCTGGTAG
- a CDS encoding DNA-binding protein — translation MKTHTFRLKPQQDLFDSIAGYARQNNIEAGCVLSSVGSLTHATLRFANRDSYNEYEGYFEIVSMTGTVSIHGSHLHVAISDGDGMTIGGHLVSGCKIYTTAEIVIAELDDVIYKRELYENDSGHEELTVYKR, via the coding sequence ATGAAAACCCACACCTTCCGCCTCAAACCCCAGCAAGACCTGTTCGACTCCATCGCAGGGTATGCCAGACAGAATAACATCGAAGCAGGCTGCGTCCTTTCCAGCGTGGGAAGCCTGACGCACGCCACTTTGCGGTTTGCCAACCGTGATTCTTACAACGAATATGAAGGATATTTCGAGATCGTTTCCATGACGGGGACGGTCTCGATTCATGGTTCGCACCTGCATGTCGCCATCTCGGACGGCGATGGCATGACCATCGGCGGGCATCTTGTCAGCGGGTGCAAAATCTATACCACGGCCGAGATTGTCATTGCCGAGCTTGATGATGTAATTTACAAACGTGAATTATATGAAAACGATTCGGGGCATGAGGAATTGACGGTTTACAAACGGTAG
- a CDS encoding ABC transporter ATP-binding protein has product MKLSINDLRFTYPAGVEALRGISLSINPGEQVAIVGQNGAGKTTLVRHFNGLLQPTSGSILIGDWDTKKYSVAKLASRVGYVFQNPDEQLFSRDVLTEVTFGPRNLRYAKEKIDELVQRALALTELNDQTETNPYDLSPTWRKMVALASIIAMDTPIVIFDEPTTGQDAVNVARIANVIAELRKEGKTVITITHDIDFCAENFERVIALSNGQVLLDGHAREVLGEEEILALTYVDPPQLTRLGKMLGLKDTVINQEEFLNALK; this is encoded by the coding sequence ATGAAACTATCCATCAACGACCTCCGTTTCACCTACCCCGCTGGTGTGGAAGCCCTGCGCGGAATCTCACTCTCGATCAACCCCGGCGAGCAGGTTGCCATTGTGGGGCAGAACGGTGCAGGGAAAACGACCCTGGTGAGGCACTTCAACGGGTTGTTACAACCAACCTCGGGCTCCATTTTGATCGGGGATTGGGATACAAAAAAATATTCAGTGGCGAAACTCGCTTCGCGGGTTGGCTATGTCTTTCAAAACCCTGATGAACAATTGTTTTCAAGGGATGTTTTAACCGAGGTTACATTTGGTCCGCGCAATTTGAGGTATGCAAAGGAAAAGATTGACGAGCTGGTCCAACGCGCATTGGCACTGACCGAATTGAACGACCAGACCGAGACGAATCCCTATGACCTGTCCCCTACATGGAGAAAAATGGTGGCACTGGCATCCATCATCGCCATGGACACACCCATCGTCATCTTCGACGAACCGACCACAGGACAGGATGCGGTCAATGTTGCGCGCATCGCCAATGTCATTGCCGAGCTGCGAAAGGAAGGCAAGACGGTCATTACCATCACACATGATATCGATTTCTGCGCGGAAAATTTCGAGCGCGTTATCGCGTTATCAAACGGGCAGGTTTTGCTGGATGGTCACGCCCGCGAAGTGTTGGGCGAAGAAGAGATTTTGGCGCTCACCTACGTCGATCCCCCGCAGTTGACGAGGCTGGGCAAAATGCTTGGGTTAAAAGATACGGTGATAAATCAGGAAGAATTTTTGAACGCATTAAAGTAA
- a CDS encoding ABC transporter ATP-binding protein, translating into MAFVNLQNVTYKYPLTKKPVLQDINLQIKEGEFVAIVGPNGAGKSTLCYALAGFVPHFFKGELTGEIEVGGKKSSESTLDEWVLNVGLAFQNPFNQISGAKYTVFEEIAFGLENIGVPREEMKPRVEHALKLTGILDLADRSPYSLSGGQQQRVALTSILVMQPKLLVLDEPTSQMDPIGTREVFGVVRRMAQEGMTVVMVEHKMEWIAHFADRVIALKDGKIFLEGSPGKVLTSDLLIENGFGVSRYTSVAREAKKQGLWKRETLPVTLDEAAEGFKSSPGGVPAAEEGGLSSPS; encoded by the coding sequence ATGGCATTTGTAAACCTGCAAAACGTCACGTACAAATACCCGCTCACGAAAAAGCCCGTTCTGCAGGATATCAATTTGCAGATCAAGGAAGGCGAATTCGTCGCCATCGTCGGACCGAACGGAGCGGGCAAGTCCACACTGTGCTATGCGCTGGCGGGGTTCGTGCCGCACTTTTTCAAAGGTGAACTGACCGGCGAGATCGAAGTGGGCGGTAAAAAATCATCCGAGTCCACGCTGGATGAATGGGTGTTGAACGTTGGTCTCGCGTTCCAGAATCCCTTCAACCAGATCAGCGGCGCGAAGTACACCGTCTTCGAAGAGATCGCCTTCGGGTTGGAAAATATCGGTGTCCCGCGCGAGGAAATGAAACCGCGCGTGGAGCACGCCTTGAAACTGACAGGCATCCTCGATCTGGCGGACCGCTCCCCCTATTCCCTTTCCGGCGGGCAGCAGCAACGCGTCGCACTGACCTCGATCCTGGTCATGCAGCCCAAACTGCTCGTTCTTGACGAACCGACCTCGCAAATGGATCCCATCGGCACCCGCGAAGTCTTCGGCGTCGTCCGCAGGATGGCGCAGGAAGGCATGACGGTTGTGATGGTGGAACATAAAATGGAATGGATCGCGCACTTCGCAGACCGCGTGATTGCATTGAAGGATGGAAAAATTTTTCTCGAAGGCAGCCCCGGTAAGGTGCTGACCTCAGACCTGTTGATCGAAAACGGCTTCGGTGTTTCGCGCTATACGTCCGTTGCAAGGGAGGCGAAAAAACAGGGCTTGTGGAAGAGGGAAACATTACCCGTCACTCTGGATGAGGCGGCGGAAGGGTTTAAATCTTCTCCCGGCGGCGTCCCCGCCGCCGAGGAAGGCGGCTTGAGCAGCCCATCATGA